A single window of Mustela erminea isolate mMusErm1 chromosome 4, mMusErm1.Pri, whole genome shotgun sequence DNA harbors:
- the GPR31 gene encoding LOW QUALITY PROTEIN: 12-(S)-hydroxy-5,8,10,14-eicosatetraenoic acid receptor (The sequence of the model RefSeq protein was modified relative to this genomic sequence to represent the inferred CDS: deleted 1 base in 1 codon), with protein sequence MLVQYFFLLRKCRTHTETLGRKKRISLISWEGASPEPKLSAPRGSQAGSSIGAGAIAITMPAANCSAPSAAVEVTVGALLVLECALGLLGNAVALWTFCFRLKVWKPYAVYLLNLAAADLLLTFCQPFHAAFYLRCKTWPWGRTSCQTLLFLRVLSRGVGVAFLAAVALDRYFRVVHPRLKVNLLSPRAAWGVSGFVWLLLLGLTHQSLFASEAACPGPEPRGGASLRLLWQEALQFILPFGLILFCNAGVIRTLRRRLREPGRQPKLRRARALVAVVVVLFALCFLPSFLAHALVAIFRGTDSCRVLGAMMHMSDVANGLSYLQSVLNPVLYCFSNPAFRCSYRKVFNTLRGRGRETEAPADIRDSYS encoded by the exons ATGCTGGTTCAGTACTTTTTCTTGCTGAGAAAATGCAGAACTCATACAGAGACCCTGGGGCGG AAAAAGCGCATTTCTCTCATTTCGTGGGAAGGAGCCTCTCCGGAGCCCAAGCTCTCGGCGCCCCGCGGCTCTCAGGCGGGATCCAGCATCGGGGCCGGCGCCATCGCCATCACCATGCCCGCCGCCAACTGCTCGGCGCCCAGCGCGGCCGTGGAGGTGACCGTGGGCGCGCTGCTCGTGCTGGAGTGCGCGCTGGGCCTCCTGGGCAACGCCGTGGCGCTGTGGACCTTCTGCTTTCGCCTGAAGGTGTGGAAGCCCTACGCCGTCTACCTGCTCAACCTGGCTGCCGCTGACCTCCTGCTGACCTTCTGCCAGCCCTTCCACGCCGCCTTCTACCTGAGATGCAAGACCTGGCCCTGGGGACGCACGTCGTGCCAAACCCTGCTCTTCCTGCGCGTCCTCAGCCGCGGGGTGGGCGTCGCCTTCCTCGCGGCCGTGGCTCTGGACCGCTACTTCCGCGTGGTCCACCCTCGGCTGAAGGTCAACCTCCTGTCCCCGCGGGCCGCCTGGGGGGTGTCAGGCTTCGTGTGGCTGCTGCTGCTCGGCCTCACCCACCAGAGCCTGTTCGCCTCGGAGGCTGCGTGCCCGGGTCCAGAGCCCCGGGGAGGCGCGTCCTTGAGGCTGCTCTGGCAGGAAGCCCTGCAGTTTATCCTCCCCTTCGGCCTCATCCTGTTCTGCAACGCCGGGGTCATCAGGACCCTCCGGAGGCGCCTGCGAGAGCCGGGCAGACAGCCCAAGCTGCGGCGGGCCCGGGCGCTGGTGGCGGTGGTTGTGGTCCTGTTCGCACTGTGCTTTCTGCCCAGCTTCCTGGCCCACGCGCTGGTGGCCATCTTCCGCGGCACGGACAgctgcagggtcctgggagcgatgATGCACATGTCCGACGTGGCCAATGGCCTCAGCTACCTGCAGAGCGTGCTGAACCCGGTGCTGTACTGCTTCTCCAACCCCGCCTTCAGATGCTCCTACCGCAAGGTCTTCAACACCCTCAGAGGCCGCGGCAGGGAAACCGAGGCCCCGGCGGACATCAGAGATTCCTACTCCTGA